Below is a genomic region from Spirochaetota bacterium.
CCGCCCAGCCCACGACCGGAAGCACCCGTTTCAGATAGAGGTGATGCAGGCCTGCCATGAGCCGCCGCTGTGGGCGCGTGAGCTCGAGTATGAGGAGCGTCCCGTGGTTTTTCAAAACGCGCTTCGTCTCGCGGATGAAGTTGTCCAGGTCCGGGATGTTGCGTATTCCGAAGGCGATGGTGAGCATGTCGAAGGCATTGTCCTTAAAGGGCAGGCTGCTCGCGTCGGCCACCACGGCGCTGTCGCGGATCGCGCCGCGCTCTATTCCCTTATCGATCATGGCCGGGCAGAAATCGAGCGAGACCACGCGCGCGCCCCTTCTGGAGAGCGCCTTCGAGAGGTCGCCGGTGCCGCAGCAGAGATCGAGCACGGTTTTTCCGGCGATGTCGCCGAGCGAACGCACGGCGCTGCGACGCCAGGCCACGTCGATCCCCATGGACAGTATGCGGTTGAGTCGGTCGTAGGCAGGAACAATGGAAGAGAACATGGCGCGGATGAAGCGCTTCTTCTCCTCGGGGCTCTCGTTGTCGATCTCGTAGCGCAGGCTCACCATCACGCGTAGCTCCTGATAGTCAGATAATCGGAGTCCCGCTGTACCGGGACCCGTCCCGCGGCGGCGATGACGCGGATCATCCCCTCGCGGTCGGCGGTGGTCTCGACGCCGGTGGCC
It encodes:
- a CDS encoding ubiquinone/menaquinone biosynthesis methyltransferase codes for the protein MVSLRYEIDNESPEEKKRFIRAMFSSIVPAYDRLNRILSMGIDVAWRRSAVRSLGDIAGKTVLDLCCGTGDLSKALSRRGARVVSLDFCPAMIDKGIERGAIRDSAVVADASSLPFKDNAFDMLTIAFGIRNIPDLDNFIRETKRVLKNHGTLLILELTRPQRRLMAGLHHLYLKRVLPVVGWAVSGRLTAYRYLSKTIQTFIDPELIEARFAAHGFACAHTHHTMGIATIVECVSGGRDGAGRSETRRTRADESASADYSMVQPNRAPL